Within the Opitutales bacterium genome, the region TCTACTGCTTCACCAAAAGAACTGAGTGTCTGCTGCCCGAGCTTGTTAATCCTGGCAACGAGTTCGTCTTCGACAGCGTCAATCCGGGTGCTTTGCCCCTGCTTGAGCCGACTGAGCTCGACCACTTCTTTAACCCGATCGAATAGTAGCGGATCTGCTTTGAGAACAGAAAGGAGGGCGTCGAGCTCCGATTGTTCGACTTGTTTTGGAGAGGATTTTTTATCAGCCATCCCAAGCCTATTTCATATTAGTGAACGCTTGTACACCTTAAAGTGGTGTTTCTGCAAAAAAACTCCCCGTTCCTTCAATTGCACCCAATACTACACCATCACCAAATCCTGAATTGACACACATGACTCAAAACCGTTTTCTCCTTCATTTTTCTTTAATTTAAGGGAATCATCATGTCTCAGCACAACAGTTTCAAAGTCGGCGCTTCATCAAGCGGTAACAAACGCACAGTACTCAAGCGCTTCGAGCGCGTGTCACTACTCAAAAAACGCGGCCAGTGGAAAGACGGAGACCGCGTCGTAGGCCTAAAGAAGACAAAACCCGAATAACTGACCGCCTCTTACCTATTCACAAAGCCTGATTTCCAGACGAAGTCAGGCTTTTTTCGGCAAAGGTAACCGCCGAAAAACACAACCCAACGGCGTAAGCATACTTTTCTCTGTCTCGATGGTTGCAGAATCGACGATTCTGTCTCATTTACGCCGGGATGGAAAACGTCATTATCATTGGCACCGGCTGCGCCGGACTCACCTCAGCTATCTATACAGCTCGCGCTAACCTCGAGCCTCTCTTACTCGAAGGCTCACAGCCAGGTGGACAGCTGACTACGACGAGTGAGGTTGAAAACTTTCCTGGATTTCCAGAGGGCGTCGATGGCTTTATGCTTATGGACAGCCTGCGCAAGCAAGCGACACGCTTCGGCACTCGATTCGCCTCGGAATTGATCAAATCCGTTGAATTCGAAGGTGAAGTAAAAAAACTCACCACCGAGTCTGGAAAAATCTACGAAACCAAGACCGTCATCATAGCAACCGGGGCACGCCCACGCCTGCTCGACATACCGGGCGAAAAGGAGATGTATGGTGGAAAGGGTGTCACTACATGCGCCACGTGTGACGGCGCCTTTTATCGCGATATGGACGTCGTCGTGATCGGCGGTGGCGACTCCGCCTGTGAAGAGGCCCTGTTCCTCACTCGATTCTGTTCCAAAGTCACGATGGTGCACCGACGCGACGAATTCCGTGCGTCACCCATCATGGCAGACCGCGCTAAAAATCACGAAAAAATCGAGATCATCTGGGACTCGGTCGTAGACGAAATCATTCCTGACGATCAAGGCATGACCCGCGCCATCAAAGTGACGAATCGCAATACCAGCGAGCCTTCCGAAGTTGAATGTAAAGGTGTCTTTATCGCTATCGGACACATTCCTAACACCGACTTTGCCCAAGACGTCCTCAAGACTGATGAAGACGGCTACATTGTCCCCGAGTTGGGAAGCCAAGTCCGCACGAGCATCCCTGGGATCTTCGTCGCTGGAGACTGTGCCGACCACGTCTATCGCCAAGCGATCACCGCCGCCGGCATGGGCTGCCAAGCCGCAATCGACGCCGAGCGCTGGCTCGCCGACCAGGAATAAATAACACGCAAAACAACTTCGAAGCAAAACGCCGACCCACACCACGGGGCGGCGTTTTTTGTACTAACTTGCTTAATACAGCAGCGCCTA harbors:
- the trxB gene encoding thioredoxin-disulfide reductase, encoding MENVIIIGTGCAGLTSAIYTARANLEPLLLEGSQPGGQLTTTSEVENFPGFPEGVDGFMLMDSLRKQATRFGTRFASELIKSVEFEGEVKKLTTESGKIYETKTVIIATGARPRLLDIPGEKEMYGGKGVTTCATCDGAFYRDMDVVVIGGGDSACEEALFLTRFCSKVTMVHRRDEFRASPIMADRAKNHEKIEIIWDSVVDEIIPDDQGMTRAIKVTNRNTSEPSEVECKGVFIAIGHIPNTDFAQDVLKTDEDGYIVPELGSQVRTSIPGIFVAGDCADHVYRQAITAAGMGCQAAIDAERWLADQE
- a CDS encoding small basic protein — encoded protein: MSQHNSFKVGASSSGNKRTVLKRFERVSLLKKRGQWKDGDRVVGLKKTKPE